The Microcystis panniformis FACHB-1757 region GGGGATTTTAGGTTTAGCAATTCGCGGGGTTTTTATCGGGGAATCGATGTTTTATAAAATTCCCGATGGTTCTAAGGTTGCCATGGTCAAGTTAGTTGAACACCTCAGAGAACGGAATTTCTCTCTATTTGATGCCCAAATGCAAAATCCCCATCTGGCTAGATTTGGGGCCTATACTATCCCCGAAAAAGAATATCATCCCCTACTAGAAAGCGCTCTGCTGAAGCATTGCCGTTTTGTTTAAGTATTGTTTCTGATTCTGGAAGTCATCTTAATAGTGAGGTACTAATTTTTCGTTTTGGGGGGCCAGTCGTCACGATTCGGTCGTCAATAGCAAATTAGGTTATACTTCATCTTTAAGAAAAAAGCTGTAAGAATCGACCTCGAAAATGTCTTGACCATCGAACCCGATTCGAGGTATTCTATCAGGGTAGATCAGACAGTAATAAAATTCAGATTTAAATTGGCAATGTTAAACCAGTTAAGAATTCTAATTGTTGATGATAATGAAGTAGATCGGATCGCCGTGCGCCGATTCTTAAGAACATCGGAGATGGCGATAGAAATAACAGAAGCCGCTGACTATCAAGAGGCTAAAGAAAAGATGTCCAATAATCTTTTCGACTGTATGTTTATCGATTATCTTCTACCCGATGGAGATGGTTTGACTTTGGTGCGGGAAATTCGGCAGCAGGGAGTTAAAATACCCCTAATTGTTTTAACCGGTCACGGAGACGAAGGAATTGCCGTAGATATGATGAAAGCCGGTGCTTCCGATTATCTGAGTAAATTTCGTCTTTCTGCCTCGCGCTTAAATCAAGCGATGCGAAACGCCCTACGCATCTATGAAGCGGAACAAGAAGTGGCGATTGCCAAACAAGAAAAAGAGCAATTGGCTAGACAAAAAGAAGATTTTGTTTCGAGGATGACCCACGATTTGCGAACTCCCTTAGTGTCTGTCAATCACATATTAGAACTATTTCAAGAAGGTTTATACGGTGAGATTACTCCCGAAATGAGTCGAGTCATTCATGTGATTATTCGCAGTAATACAAATCTCTTGGAAATGGTTAATAATCTTTTGGAAGTTTATTGTTATGAAAACGGCGAAAAGATACTTAATTTTACTAAATTAAAGATTATCGATATTCTCGAAGAAGTCTGTCAGCAGTTAACTCCCCTTGCCCGAGAAAAAGGACTAGAATTAAGCTTAAATGCCGAAAATGCCGGGGAAATTTTCCTAACTGGCGATCGCTTGGAACTGCGGCGCGTTTTTACCAATCTCATCGGCAATGCGATTAAATTTACCCAAAAGGGTGATGTGAAAATTCATCTCATCCCAGCTACAGAGGAAGATACTTTTGTCACCATTGTCGTCGAGGATACTGGTATAGGCATTTCAGCAGAAGAACTACCCCGGATTTTCGAGCGCCTGTACTCCAGTTCCCCAGACAGTTCCAACAATGGGTTAGGACTTTATCTCTCCCGTCGCATTATCGATGCTCATGGGGGAACTATTGCCGTCACCTCAGAATTAGAACGGGGTAGTAGCTTTTCTGTCCGTTTACCTGTCTAGAAAGATCGATAATAGAAAAAATACTTTCTGCCGATCGGTCACTGTTAATGGCTTCTAATTGGGATATCTTGTTAATACAAGCGGCGCGTCAGGGCAATCTCGCGCGGGTTCAAGCTTTACTGAGTCAGGGGGCAAATGTCAACGCCACCGATGGCCACAATACGACGGCTTTAATCTATGCCGTGCAGGGGGGTCATCAGGAAATTGTGGCAATTTTGCGAGAATTTGGGGCTGATATCAACAAAAGTAAACAACCTCAAGGTTTAACCCCTCTCATGTTAGCGGCTGCCCTCAATCACAGTGAAATCCTCGCTCAATTAATCGCCGCCGCTGCTAATGTCAATCAGGTCAATCAAGATGGTACACCAGCACTAATGATTGCCGCTTATAAGGGTCATACAGCGATCGCAGAACAGTTATTAACCGCCGGCGCTCGGGTCAATATGCGCGATCGGGATGGAGATACGGCTTTATCTGTAGCGATAAGCCAAAATTACGCCGCAATTGTCGGTTTACTGCTCGATAGTGGTGTAGATGAAGAAATCCGTCAAGAAGCTTGGTTAGAGGCTCTCACCGCTAATCGTCCAGAAATCCTCCAATTGTTTATTAACCGTGGTCTGCCCCTCGATTCTCCCACTTTATCCGGGGAAACTCCCCTAATTTTGGCTGTAGAGAAGGGAAATCTCGGCAGCGTACAAACTTTACTGCAAGCGGGAGCCAATCCGAACATTAGCACGGAGGAGGGAGAAACTGCCCTGATGATCGCCGCTGCTGAGGGATATTTCGATATTGTCCGACTTTTACTCGCTCAGGGGGCTAGTATTGACAATCAAAATCAGGCGGGAGAAACGGCCTTACATTTAGCCACGATCGAAGGACATTTAGAGATCGTTCAGGCCCTACTACAAGCTGGCGCTTTTGTCAATCACCGCAACCATTTTGGTGATACACCCTTGCTTATCGCCACGGTGCAGGGATACGAAGCGATCGTTTTAGAATTGTTAAAACAGGGAGCCGACCCTAACCTAACTCAGCAGGGAGAAACACCGTTAACTTTAGCTCTACAGCGCCAATTTACGGAAATCTGCCGTTATCTCCTCGACTACGGGGCTAATCCCAACGCCGTTTATCCCGATGGCAAAACCGTCCTTATGAAAGCTTGTGAGGACAATAATAGTCAATTGGTGCGCTGGTTAATCGCTATCGGTGCCGATGTCAATAAACTCGATTTTAGCGGCGCTTCCCCGTTAATGTGGGCGAGTTATCACGGTTGTCTCGACACGGTTAAAGTTTTGTTAGACGGGGGAAAAGTGAACTTAAATCAGAAAAATCAAGGGGGAATGACCGCTTTAATGTTAGCTAAATTTAATCACCATCAGGCGATCGTTTCTTTATTACAACAAGCAGGAGCGATCGAGTAAGCTGCCCACGCATTTAAATTGCTTGTGGAGATGAGGCGATCGGCGATCGGCAGGTTTTAGGGTTTTAGGGTGTTAGGGTGTTAGGGTGTTAGGGTTTTAGGGTTTTAGGGTTTTAGGGTGATAGGGTGTTAGTTGAAATTCCCCCACTTCCCCACTTCCCCACTTCCCCACTTCCCCACTTCCCCACTTCCCCACTTCCCCACTTCCCCACTTCCCCACTTCCCCACGAGAAACTTTTTGCCGCAAACCCTAGATAGTCAACAGCTGACCATGACCACGGTGATATTATCAGAACCGCCGGCTTCTTTGGCCGCTGCCACTAAATTCTCGACAATTTCCTGACAATCGGCACTGGTTTGCAAATAATCGCTAATTTCCTCGTCGGACAGTTCTTCCGTCAAACCATCACTACAGAGAATTAAACTATCGCCAGATTGCAGATCGAGGGGAGATACCGTCACTGGGGGCAAATCGCGACGACCCGAGACATTGAAATAAAACGTGCCGCCAAGGGTGGTTTTTCGCATCTTCTTCGGACAGATCGCCCATTTTTATCGCCCTAGCTATCCACGTATGATCTTCCGTCACCTGTTCTAATTTTTGCTCACGAAAGCGATAGAGACGGGAATCACCAATATGGGTGTACCAAGAGCCATCATCTCGGACGATAGCCATGACTAGAGTTGTCCCCATGTCCTGTCTTTCGGGATGTTTCAGTTGATCTTCAATAATCTTCTCGTTAGCGACAGTAATTGCCTCCTGCAGCAATTCCCCGGCAGCCTGGGGCGAATTCCAGTGTTCTTCTAGATGAGCTTGGATAGTTTCAGTGGCGATTTGACTAGCTTCCTGTCCCCCCGCATGACCCCCCATACCATCAGCAACGATAAAAAAGCGCCGCTCGGGTCGATATAATAACTATCCTGATTAACCGATCGCACTACACCAGGATCGGTCAGTCCTCCAAAAGAAAGATTGTTCATCGAAATTTCTGCTTTTAACACAATATTTATTATCCCGCAATCAATTACATCATGCGATCCTGACGTTCAATTTTTCGCCAGAGTCTCACAAGAGCTATCCCCGGCAGCAGGGAAATCGCCATTGGTAATAAAGTTAACCAACCAAAACCACTGACGAATAGAAGCGTCGCTGAGATAAGTAAAGCACTGACCAGTAAAGTATAGTTGGTTCCCATTTGAATCATACCCAATCGCCGCAAAAGTCGATCGGATTCGCTGGAACGTACCCGGACACGGATATCACCCCGTTCTAATTTTTCGATCGTATCATCGATGCGTCGGGGTAAACTCAGGGCGGTGCTGCTCACTTGGGCTGCTTGTCGTCCTAACTCATCGAGGATATTACTGCCATTATTTCCTGTCATATCATTTACTAATTGCAGGGCAAAAGGTTGGGCCACTTCCATAAAGTTAAATTCGGGATCGAGTCCTTTGCCTACCCCTTCTAGGGTAGAAAATGCCCGCATGACGAAGGTAAAGGTAGCGGGAAAGCGAAAAGGCTGATCGTAGGCGATTTCATAGAGATCATCGCTGATAGAGGCTACGGATTGCTCCTCAAAGGGTTTATCCATGAAGTTATCGAGCATATACTGGATCGATCGCCGCACTGCTCCCATATCACCATTAGCAGTTAATGCTCCTAAATCCACCAGAGAAGTGACCACGCGATCGGCATCTTTTTGGGCAATTCCCAAGAGAGTCTGCATTAATTTTTCGCGCACATTGGTTTTAATTTGTCCCATCATGCCGAAATCGTAGAAAATTAAGGAGCCGTCACTATCAACGGCAATATTGCCGGGGTGAGGATCTGCGTGAAAAAAGCCGTTATTGAGTAGTTGAATTAGATAAGCTTTTGCCCCTAGTTTAGCCAACAATTTGCGATCGAGTCCAGCCGCTTCTAGGGCCTCATAATGACTGATTTTGATGCCGGGGAGGTATTCTAGGGTTAAAACCCGGGGAGCGGTGTAGCGCCAATAGACTTTCGGTACTTTCACCCAATCTTCCCCGCGAAAATTACGGCGAAAAGTGTCAGCGTTACGACCTTCGTTGAGATAATCGGTTTCTTCCCAGAGAATTTTACAGCATTCTTCA contains the following coding sequences:
- a CDS encoding hybrid sensor histidine kinase/response regulator produces the protein MLNQLRILIVDDNEVDRIAVRRFLRTSEMAIEITEAADYQEAKEKMSNNLFDCMFIDYLLPDGDGLTLVREIRQQGVKIPLIVLTGHGDEGIAVDMMKAGASDYLSKFRLSASRLNQAMRNALRIYEAEQEVAIAKQEKEQLARQKEDFVSRMTHDLRTPLVSVNHILELFQEGLYGEITPEMSRVIHVIIRSNTNLLEMVNNLLEVYCYENGEKILNFTKLKIIDILEEVCQQLTPLAREKGLELSLNAENAGEIFLTGDRLELRRVFTNLIGNAIKFTQKGDVKIHLIPATEEDTFVTIVVEDTGIGISAEELPRIFERLYSSSPDSSNNGLGLYLSRRIIDAHGGTIAVTSELERGSSFSVRLPV
- a CDS encoding ankyrin repeat domain-containing protein, with protein sequence MASNWDILLIQAARQGNLARVQALLSQGANVNATDGHNTTALIYAVQGGHQEIVAILREFGADINKSKQPQGLTPLMLAAALNHSEILAQLIAAAANVNQVNQDGTPALMIAAYKGHTAIAEQLLTAGARVNMRDRDGDTALSVAISQNYAAIVGLLLDSGVDEEIRQEAWLEALTANRPEILQLFINRGLPLDSPTLSGETPLILAVEKGNLGSVQTLLQAGANPNISTEEGETALMIAAAEGYFDIVRLLLAQGASIDNQNQAGETALHLATIEGHLEIVQALLQAGAFVNHRNHFGDTPLLIATVQGYEAIVLELLKQGADPNLTQQGETPLTLALQRQFTEICRYLLDYGANPNAVYPDGKTVLMKACEDNNSQLVRWLIAIGADVNKLDFSGASPLMWASYHGCLDTVKVLLDGGKVNLNQKNQGGMTALMLAKFNHHQAIVSLLQQAGAIE
- a CDS encoding ABC1 kinase family protein; translated protein: MPALQVAKNSYRWNRENYSINRRRLDIWRFVLTVLYQFWLNGKKWSYNGGYSQEKLASRRRKQAAWIRETMLELGPTFIKVGQLFSTRADLFPLEYVEELSKLQDQVPAFTYEQASKIIEVSLGKPLNQLFKSFDPIPLAAASLGQVHRAQLKSGEDVVVKVQRPGLKKLFSIDLTILKKIAQYFQNHPKWGKGRDWTGIYEECCKILWEETDYLNEGRNADTFRRNFRGEDWVKVPKVYWRYTAPRVLTLEYLPGIKISHYEALEAAGLDRKLLAKLGAKAYLIQLLNNGFFHADPHPGNIAVDSDGSLIFYDFGMMGQIKTNVREKLMQTLLGIAQKDADRVVTSLVDLGALTANGDMGAVRRSIQYMLDNFMDKPFEEQSVASISDDLYEIAYDQPFRFPATFTFVMRAFSTLEGVGKGLDPEFNFMEVAQPFALQLVNDMTGNNGSNILDELGRQAAQVSSTALSLPRRIDDTIEKLERGDIRVRVRSSESDRLLRRLGMIQMGTNYTLLVSALLISATLLFVSGFGWLTLLPMAISLLPGIALVRLWRKIERQDRMM